A genomic window from Sporosarcina sp. Marseille-Q4063 includes:
- a CDS encoding aldose epimerase family protein: MKIEIEKTKNGWQHYKITNDNGMRVSLLNFGGIITEILVPNRSGVFENVVLGYKNLPDYEQNPNYFGAITGRVAGRIQDASFTINDETYSLESNEGRHHLHGGPGGFNQIIWEAATFQTAHTVGVKLTHSSEDGDGGYPGNLNTTVIYTLTNHNELIIDYSATTDKTTALTITNHSYFNLSGNLADTVQNHIVTMNSDEFVELDMELIPTGKKIDVTDTPFDFRQGRKIADGIESTYEQNLVAKNGYDHYFIFNQTNDEQMIVREKTSGRMMTIKTNQPGVVMYTSTNLEEGFELAERNSEKYLGVCFETQAAPASLHHEGFPTVILKADETYEKQTVFTFKID, encoded by the coding sequence ATGAAAATAGAGATAGAAAAAACTAAGAATGGTTGGCAACACTATAAAATAACGAATGACAACGGGATGCGCGTTAGTTTATTGAACTTCGGTGGTATCATTACTGAAATTCTCGTTCCCAATCGAAGTGGTGTTTTTGAAAATGTCGTACTCGGCTATAAAAACCTGCCCGATTACGAACAAAATCCGAATTACTTCGGCGCGATTACTGGTCGTGTTGCAGGAAGAATTCAAGATGCGAGTTTTACCATTAATGATGAAACCTATTCTTTGGAATCAAATGAGGGAAGGCATCATTTACATGGCGGACCAGGTGGCTTTAATCAAATCATTTGGGAAGCTGCCACCTTCCAAACAGCCCACACAGTCGGCGTAAAATTGACGCATTCAAGTGAAGATGGCGACGGTGGATATCCTGGTAATTTGAATACGACAGTCATCTATACATTGACGAATCACAATGAACTTATCATTGATTATTCCGCCACGACAGATAAGACAACAGCATTAACAATAACCAATCATTCTTATTTTAATTTGAGTGGTAATTTAGCCGATACTGTCCAAAATCATATCGTTACAATGAACAGCGATGAGTTTGTAGAACTTGATATGGAATTGATTCCAACTGGGAAAAAGATTGATGTGACTGATACGCCATTTGATTTTCGTCAGGGTCGAAAAATTGCTGACGGGATTGAATCCACTTACGAGCAAAACCTTGTTGCAAAGAATGGTTATGATCATTATTTCATTTTCAATCAAACCAATGACGAGCAAATGATTGTAAGAGAAAAAACAAGTGGCCGCATGATGACTATTAAAACGAATCAGCCTGGCGTAGTTATGTACACATCAACTAATCTTGAAGAAGGTTTTGAGCTAGCTGAAAGAAATTCCGAAAAGTATTTAGGCGTATGTTTTGAAACCCAAGCGGCCCCCGCCTCCTTGCATCATGAAGGATTTCCTACAGTCATTCTGAAGGCAGATGAAACATACGAAAAACAAACCGTGTTTACATTTAAAATAGATTAA
- a CDS encoding carbohydrate ABC transporter permease, whose amino-acid sequence MATLRIGNVVKYGLLILVSLLFLTPVYVIIVTSIKPLDQVSLSQMWTLPTAIDFSSYKMAFDSLKPNLLNSLYLVIPATLLSALLGAMNGYILSKWKFRGSDIIFTFILFGMFIPYQSILIPMIQFLRNIELYNTIPGLVLVHVVYGLPITTLMFRNFYASIPDEMIESAQIDGANFLGVFKNIIIPLSITGFVVVAIWQFTNIWNEFLFAVTITTGDKQPVMVALQNLSGSQIVQWNVQMAGALLAALPTLIVYVFLGKYFVRGLLAGSVKG is encoded by the coding sequence ATGGCGACATTACGAATTGGAAACGTAGTTAAATATGGATTGTTAATACTTGTGTCACTGCTATTTTTAACGCCGGTTTATGTAATTATCGTGACAAGTATTAAACCGCTTGATCAGGTTTCGCTTTCACAAATGTGGACTTTGCCGACAGCGATTGACTTTAGTTCGTATAAGATGGCGTTTGATAGTTTAAAGCCGAACCTGTTGAATAGTTTGTACCTGGTCATTCCTGCGACATTGTTATCGGCTTTGTTAGGTGCTATGAATGGCTATATTTTGTCGAAGTGGAAGTTTAGAGGATCTGATATCATCTTTACGTTCATTTTGTTTGGGATGTTTATTCCTTATCAAAGTATTTTAATCCCGATGATTCAATTTTTACGGAATATTGAGCTGTATAATACAATTCCAGGGTTAGTGCTGGTTCATGTTGTTTATGGCCTGCCGATCACGACGTTGATGTTCCGGAATTTTTATGCGAGTATTCCGGATGAGATGATTGAGTCGGCTCAAATCGATGGAGCAAACTTTTTAGGTGTGTTTAAGAATATTATCATACCTTTGTCGATCACGGGTTTTGTGGTTGTAGCGATATGGCAATTCACGAATATTTGGAATGAATTCCTGTTTGCTGTGACGATAACGACGGGGGATAAGCAGCCGGTTATGGTTGCTTTGCAAAACTTGTCGGGCAGTCAGATTGTTCAGTGGAACGTCCAAATGGCCGGCGCATTACTTGCCGCGTTGCCGACTTTGATTGTGTATGTTTTTCTTGGTAAGTATTTTGTTCGGGGATTGTTGGCGGGGTCTGTTAAGGGGTAA
- a CDS encoding sugar-binding protein has translation MKKSTKRILYSVGLTIFLMSFLGMIYYGYKTFYIEKDTVTSKEYAHHFVLIAEEIDNEYWRLVERGALRAAEEHDIYLEYLGPPKADNDQLLRLLDRMISAKVDGIITQGVEGQQFVDLVFKGVERGIPIITVDTDVKSSVRKAYVGTDNYYAGQLAGRTIIENTTGEQYVGIVMGRFDAINQQERIEGFKDAIKTADRIEIVGRKESNITQIGAAQATYSLLKEFPKINALVGTSALDGIGMVEGLQEIAPNKDVYITAFDVLPETLMLIQKGKIDATVAQYPEEMGYGAIEVMIELQAHDVLNTEVFTRTKIIDKGDVDGLRPGDPK, from the coding sequence ATGAAAAAGTCCACAAAAAGAATCCTTTATAGTGTCGGCCTCACTATTTTTCTAATGAGCTTTTTAGGAATGATCTATTATGGTTATAAAACTTTTTATATTGAAAAAGACACTGTTACTTCAAAAGAATACGCCCATCATTTCGTCTTAATTGCTGAAGAAATTGACAATGAATATTGGCGGCTTGTCGAGCGTGGCGCATTGAGAGCTGCCGAAGAACATGACATTTACTTAGAATATTTAGGGCCGCCAAAAGCGGATAATGACCAGCTCCTTAGACTATTGGACCGAATGATATCTGCCAAAGTGGACGGCATCATAACGCAAGGCGTGGAAGGTCAACAATTCGTTGATTTGGTGTTTAAAGGCGTCGAACGGGGAATTCCGATTATCACTGTCGACACGGATGTGAAAAGCAGTGTTCGGAAGGCTTATGTCGGAACGGATAATTATTATGCCGGGCAGCTTGCTGGAAGAACGATTATTGAAAACACGACGGGCGAACAATATGTCGGCATCGTGATGGGGCGTTTTGATGCGATCAATCAACAAGAAAGAATCGAAGGTTTTAAAGATGCGATCAAAACAGCTGACCGCATTGAGATTGTCGGCAGAAAAGAATCGAACATTACTCAAATTGGAGCAGCGCAAGCGACTTACTCATTATTGAAAGAGTTTCCGAAGATCAATGCGCTCGTTGGGACGAGTGCGCTTGATGGAATCGGCATGGTCGAAGGATTACAAGAAATCGCGCCGAATAAGGATGTCTATATCACTGCTTTTGATGTCTTGCCAGAGACTTTAATGTTAATTCAAAAAGGGAAAATCGATGCGACGGTTGCGCAGTATCCAGAAGAGATGGGCTACGGGGCGATTGAAGTGATGATTGAATTACAAGCGCATGACGTCTTGAATACTGAAGTCTTTACGCGAACAAAAATAATCGATAAAGGCGATGTCGATGGATTAAGACCCGGTGATCCAAAATGA
- a CDS encoding ABC transporter substrate-binding protein encodes MKKILGFLVLSLVLVVSACSSDSDSGKKSEKGGENADGAVEIFSWWTGAGEEDGLLALIDLFNELHPDIEVKNAAVAGGAGTNAKAVLATRMQGNDPPSTFQVHGGEELNKSWVAADKMEPLNDLYKENDWMDKFPEALIDLVSNEGNIYSVPVNIHRGNVIFYNMEIFEEHGIEVPTTLDEFFTVAEKLKDAGVTPLALGDKETWEATQIFENVLAAELGTEDYIKLFSGELDFTDSRVVSAAEKFGKILDYVNDDHASRNWQDSAQLVAEGEAAMLNMGDWAKGYFVNDLKLVTNEDYGYFAFPGTDGDFAVITDTFGLPKGVDNVESTKEFLTVLGSVEGQDAFNPLKGSIPARIDADPSKYDDYGKDTIEDFKTANLFPSLAHGSAASEGFVTKANQAVNIFVTQRDVDNFIDALQNAAPDM; translated from the coding sequence ATGAAAAAAATACTTGGATTTTTAGTATTATCACTCGTACTTGTTGTCTCTGCCTGTAGTTCAGATTCCGATTCCGGAAAAAAGTCTGAAAAGGGCGGGGAAAATGCAGATGGTGCAGTTGAAATCTTTAGTTGGTGGACTGGTGCCGGTGAAGAAGATGGTCTTTTAGCATTAATCGATTTATTCAACGAGCTTCACCCAGACATTGAAGTTAAAAATGCTGCAGTTGCCGGGGGTGCTGGAACAAACGCGAAAGCAGTTCTAGCGACTAGAATGCAAGGAAATGATCCGCCATCAACATTCCAAGTGCATGGTGGGGAAGAGCTGAACAAAAGTTGGGTTGCCGCGGATAAAATGGAACCGCTAAATGATTTATATAAAGAAAATGATTGGATGGATAAATTCCCGGAAGCATTGATTGATCTAGTCAGTAACGAGGGCAATATCTATTCGGTTCCTGTAAATATTCACCGTGGGAACGTCATTTTCTATAATATGGAGATTTTTGAAGAACATGGAATTGAAGTGCCGACAACATTGGACGAATTTTTCACTGTTGCTGAGAAATTAAAAGACGCTGGTGTTACGCCGTTAGCACTGGGTGATAAAGAGACGTGGGAAGCTACACAAATTTTTGAAAACGTACTTGCTGCCGAATTGGGAACAGAAGATTATATTAAATTGTTTTCTGGCGAACTTGATTTCACGGATAGCAGAGTCGTCAGTGCTGCCGAGAAGTTCGGAAAAATCCTTGATTATGTGAATGACGATCATGCTTCACGTAACTGGCAAGACTCCGCACAGCTAGTCGCTGAAGGAGAAGCTGCAATGCTTAATATGGGCGACTGGGCGAAAGGTTATTTCGTTAATGACCTAAAGCTAGTTACGAATGAAGACTATGGTTACTTTGCATTCCCGGGTACTGATGGTGACTTTGCTGTCATCACGGATACATTTGGACTTCCAAAAGGAGTCGATAATGTTGAGTCAACGAAGGAGTTTTTAACGGTTCTTGGTTCTGTTGAAGGTCAAGATGCATTTAACCCATTAAAAGGATCGATTCCAGCGAGAATTGATGCGGATCCTTCAAAGTATGATGATTACGGGAAAGATACTATTGAAGACTTTAAGACTGCTAACTTATTTCCAAGTCTTGCACACGGATCGGCAGCATCTGAAGGTTTCGTGACGAAAGCGAATCAAGCCGTCAATATTTTTGTAACGCAAAGAGATGTCGATAACTTTATCGATGCTTTACAAAATGCAGCACCTGATATGTAA
- a CDS encoding response regulator has protein sequence MRILIAEDELLERKAMKKFIQDNFRDMEVVGEAVNGRKAIELAKEMEPDVIFMDIKMPGINGLEAIEKIHSMRPKTKFILVSAYDTFEYAKQAMQFGIKDYILKPGKKEEIITALFRLKKEVLNEAKMEEEKRQSEQLLKESFIRKLMKQPLVEDAFELKKQLYPQMKSGYFFVVTSVNLLEEKMIVEIIGKHVLDSFIVFKENDVVTVGVFVNGSVIKADQLLIARKLQIELGDDVFIGIGHIADSLENFPLSYREAYAANFQLKNEKKSNYGFPQKDVNHHQDIVSKIVQEIEKGKRDNAIAIFKENEPQLTMVDKENLYIDIQTMLVKKNLSITTGSISTLQSNDDWAIYMNVCCNKVNEYYESKQSMTIAKEYIMTHYGESISLEDIAELVNLSPNYFSNLFKEEFGETYIEFLTKIRMEQAKELIGKNTYSLKEISFMVGYKDPNYFSRVFKRYFHTSPKHFQDSIFEK, from the coding sequence ATGAGAATCTTGATTGCTGAAGATGAATTACTAGAGAGAAAAGCGATGAAGAAATTCATCCAAGATAATTTTAGGGATATGGAAGTCGTTGGCGAAGCTGTGAATGGGCGAAAAGCAATTGAGTTAGCAAAAGAAATGGAACCCGATGTTATTTTTATGGACATTAAGATGCCGGGTATCAACGGTTTGGAAGCGATTGAGAAAATCCATTCGATGCGGCCGAAGACTAAATTTATTTTGGTCTCGGCTTATGATACGTTCGAGTATGCGAAGCAAGCGATGCAATTTGGCATTAAAGATTATATTTTAAAGCCTGGTAAAAAAGAAGAAATTATTACTGCGCTATTTCGTCTGAAAAAAGAAGTTTTGAATGAAGCGAAAATGGAAGAAGAGAAACGGCAGTCCGAGCAGCTTTTGAAAGAGAGTTTTATTCGAAAGCTGATGAAACAACCTCTCGTTGAAGATGCGTTTGAATTGAAAAAACAATTATACCCGCAAATGAAATCGGGTTACTTTTTTGTGGTGACCTCCGTTAATCTGCTGGAAGAGAAAATGATTGTTGAAATCATTGGGAAGCATGTACTGGATTCATTCATCGTCTTTAAAGAAAACGATGTTGTTACTGTTGGGGTGTTTGTAAATGGCTCTGTTATAAAGGCAGATCAATTGCTGATAGCTAGAAAGCTGCAAATTGAGCTTGGGGATGATGTTTTTATCGGGATTGGGCATATTGCCGACTCTCTTGAAAACTTTCCTCTGTCTTACCGGGAAGCGTATGCGGCAAATTTTCAACTTAAAAACGAAAAGAAATCCAATTACGGATTCCCGCAAAAAGATGTAAATCATCATCAAGATATCGTTTCAAAAATAGTACAGGAGATTGAAAAAGGGAAGCGTGATAATGCCATCGCGATTTTTAAAGAAAATGAACCGCAATTAACGATGGTTGATAAAGAAAATTTATATATTGACATTCAAACTATGCTTGTGAAGAAAAATCTTTCAATCACAACGGGCTCAATTTCGACTTTGCAGTCAAATGATGACTGGGCTATTTATATGAATGTCTGCTGTAATAAAGTGAATGAATACTACGAGTCAAAGCAGTCGATGACAATCGCGAAAGAATATATTATGACGCATTACGGGGAATCTATTTCGCTTGAAGATATAGCCGAATTGGTGAATTTAAGTCCAAATTACTTTTCCAATTTATTTAAAGAAGAGTTCGGTGAAACGTATATCGAGTTTTTAACGAAAATACGAATGGAACAAGCCAAGGAATTGATCGGAAAAAATACATATTCCTTGAAAGAGATTAGTTTTATGGTTGGCTATAAAGATCCGAACTACTTTAGCCGCGTTTTTAAAAGGTATTTTCATACTTCACCAAAGCATTTTCAAGACAGCATCTTTGAAAAGTGA
- a CDS encoding sensor histidine kinase, whose amino-acid sequence MKTIRGKLLMYFFVFVILFQVTAISIFVSSNELTNKYNESFQRFLLLNSVSQKSDELYALTRIYVIEPEDENATSYFKKKAGLTAEKENLRSLYALNENIKIKNYINLVDTFIHESELTVGFVLKEDIEHYTNHLEEVRVASGYIQESALELIDVELTAYQAYYKDLQERNRHFITFIIFLFITTIALAIFFAIWFSTGITSPLHKLSHAAKEVAKGDLLGEAVEIQSNDELRILGDAFNNMRSNIHELVKEIKDQSELDQLLKEMELKHLQNQINPHFLFNTLNTISKMAYLEDANSTSRLIDSVAALLRHSLGEIDDQVTLKDEVNIVQDYFRIQQTRFSERVQFITKIDETCLGIEIPRLTLQPLVENAFIHGIEEREEGGVISIRVEQTEESVVIEVSDDGEGIDQEKIESLLSLSTVRDEHVGHSTGIGLTNVIRRLQLFYKTDNVVEIESEKGQWTTIRLTLPKISKGAI is encoded by the coding sequence ATGAAAACAATTCGCGGGAAGTTATTAATGTACTTTTTCGTATTTGTCATCCTGTTTCAAGTGACTGCGATTTCCATTTTCGTCAGTTCTAATGAATTAACCAATAAATATAATGAAAGTTTTCAACGATTTTTATTGTTGAATTCAGTTTCTCAAAAGTCAGATGAACTATATGCGCTTACAAGGATCTATGTGATAGAGCCGGAAGATGAAAATGCAACCAGTTATTTCAAGAAAAAAGCCGGGCTCACAGCTGAAAAGGAAAATTTAAGAAGTCTTTATGCGTTAAATGAAAATATTAAAATCAAAAACTATATCAATCTAGTCGATACATTTATTCATGAAAGTGAACTGACAGTTGGATTTGTTTTGAAAGAAGATATTGAACACTATACGAATCATCTTGAAGAAGTGAGAGTGGCTTCGGGTTATATTCAAGAGTCTGCGCTTGAATTGATCGATGTTGAATTAACGGCTTACCAAGCTTATTACAAGGACTTGCAAGAAAGAAATAGACATTTTATAACGTTCATCATCTTTTTATTTATAACGACAATTGCTCTAGCAATCTTTTTTGCAATCTGGTTTTCAACGGGAATTACGAGCCCGCTTCATAAGTTATCTCATGCGGCAAAGGAAGTGGCTAAGGGGGATTTACTGGGCGAGGCTGTGGAAATTCAATCGAATGATGAGTTGCGAATACTCGGGGATGCCTTTAATAATATGCGTTCCAATATTCATGAATTGGTGAAAGAAATCAAAGACCAATCGGAGCTTGATCAATTGCTTAAAGAAATGGAATTAAAGCATTTGCAAAATCAAATTAATCCACATTTTTTATTTAACACTTTAAATACGATTTCAAAAATGGCTTATTTAGAAGATGCGAACTCGACTTCCAGATTAATCGATTCAGTGGCTGCACTACTGCGGCATAGCTTAGGCGAAATCGATGATCAAGTTACGTTGAAAGATGAAGTGAATATCGTTCAAGATTATTTTAGAATTCAACAAACTCGTTTTTCAGAAAGAGTTCAATTCATCACGAAAATTGATGAGACATGTCTGGGTATCGAAATCCCGCGTTTAACGCTTCAACCATTAGTTGAAAATGCATTTATTCATGGGATTGAAGAACGTGAAGAAGGCGGCGTCATTTCGATTCGGGTAGAACAGACAGAAGAATCCGTCGTCATTGAAGTAAGCGATGATGGGGAGGGCATTGACCAAGAAAAGATTGAAAGCTTGTTGTCTCTCTCAACCGTTAGAGATGAGCATGTAGGGCATTCAACAGGCATAGGGTTGACCAATGTCATTCGGAGATTGCAGCTTTTTTACAAGACGGACAATGTAGTTGAAATTGAGTCAGAAAAAGGACAATGGACAACGATTCGGTTGACTTTGCCTAAAATTAGTAAGGGGGCTATCTAA
- a CDS encoding ROK family transcriptional regulator: MRQGTFQWMKSVNKSIILNKIRTDAPISRAQIAKETKLTPPTVSSNVKELIEQGIVKESELGKSQGGRKPTMLLIDNSAFSIVGVDIGPDMIECVMADLSGKISNRSSNKLTTSITNKQFLTILKECIRTCIGGSPTSNDKIIGIGVAMHGVVEVETGTSLVAPILGLKNIPIKEELEKEFDLDVKVENDARAIALGESWFGDHGPLESMLVVNIGRGVGAGLVMNGNLYHGSHDIAGEVGHMTIDLNGEVCECGNPGCLQTFITGPAIARRAQKFITKNQHDLSGEQIYELAVIGDENIASVFKETGEIIGVGLTNLIHIINPEKIVLSGGVTKSGKLILPEIRKSIENRALTPKAKQTAISVSKLGDDATLKGAVALLLVDLFDPL, encoded by the coding sequence ATGCGACAAGGTACCTTTCAATGGATGAAATCAGTAAATAAATCTATTATTTTAAATAAAATACGGACGGATGCACCAATTTCGAGAGCGCAAATTGCTAAGGAAACAAAACTAACACCACCAACAGTGAGTAGCAATGTGAAAGAGTTAATTGAACAAGGAATCGTGAAAGAAAGTGAACTTGGGAAATCGCAAGGTGGCCGAAAGCCGACAATGCTTCTAATCGATAACTCAGCGTTCTCGATTGTCGGTGTGGATATCGGCCCAGATATGATTGAGTGTGTCATGGCGGATTTATCAGGCAAAATTAGCAATAGGTCTTCTAATAAATTAACAACCTCGATTACCAATAAACAGTTCCTGACGATTCTCAAAGAATGCATTCGAACTTGTATAGGCGGCTCCCCTACATCCAACGATAAAATTATCGGAATAGGGGTCGCCATGCATGGTGTTGTCGAAGTTGAAACTGGAACATCGCTGGTGGCACCTATTTTAGGTTTGAAAAATATCCCAATCAAAGAAGAATTGGAAAAGGAATTTGATTTAGATGTGAAAGTTGAAAATGACGCACGTGCTATCGCATTGGGAGAATCTTGGTTCGGAGACCACGGTCCACTTGAAAGCATGTTAGTTGTCAATATCGGTAGAGGTGTCGGGGCCGGACTTGTCATGAACGGGAACTTGTATCACGGTTCACACGATATAGCCGGAGAAGTCGGCCATATGACGATTGATTTAAATGGTGAGGTTTGTGAATGCGGCAACCCGGGGTGCTTGCAAACATTTATCACTGGACCCGCCATTGCTAGACGCGCACAAAAGTTTATAACTAAGAATCAACATGATTTATCCGGAGAACAGATTTATGAATTAGCAGTGATTGGCGATGAAAATATCGCATCGGTATTTAAGGAAACAGGAGAAATAATTGGAGTTGGACTAACAAATCTTATCCATATTATAAACCCTGAAAAGATTGTTCTTAGCGGAGGCGTAACAAAATCCGGGAAACTGATTTTACCAGAGATTCGTAAATCCATAGAAAACCGTGCGTTAACGCCAAAGGCTAAACAAACAGCTATATCAGTCTCGAAACTTGGTGATGATGCGACGCTTAAGGGTGCTGTTGCTTTACTTTTAGTTGATTTATTTGATCCGTTGTAA
- a CDS encoding carbohydrate ABC transporter permease, producing MEKDIPVRKKRKLSNDHLTAIAFLIPSVILILVFVYGFISWTGYLSLSNYNTIVPDFSFAGLKNYIYLFNDFRFQADLRNTLFFTILFIGAVILLGLGLAILLDQKLKGESVFRNIFLFPMALSFIVTGVVWQWLLHPSTGFNKFLIHFGIEPKWYTDTNILAGFKWGSIEFGLPVAIIAVVIAAVWQMTGFSLAMYLAGLRGIDEELREAARMDGASEFQVYRKIVLPILMPITMSVVIIMAHISLKIFDLIYAMTGSGANFVTDVPGLYMFETTFRGNYYANGAAIAIIMLLLVAVFIVPYLWNSRKGES from the coding sequence TTGGAGAAAGATATACCGGTACGAAAGAAAAGGAAACTATCGAATGATCATCTAACGGCAATCGCTTTTTTAATTCCGTCTGTTATTTTAATTTTAGTTTTTGTCTACGGATTTATAAGTTGGACGGGGTATCTTTCATTAAGTAATTATAATACGATTGTTCCGGATTTCTCATTTGCTGGATTAAAAAACTATATTTATTTGTTCAATGATTTCCGTTTTCAAGCGGATTTGCGTAACACTTTATTCTTTACGATTCTTTTTATTGGTGCCGTAATTTTACTTGGCCTAGGGTTAGCGATTTTATTGGATCAAAAACTAAAAGGTGAATCCGTCTTTAGAAATATCTTTTTATTTCCAATGGCATTATCTTTTATCGTGACTGGGGTTGTCTGGCAGTGGTTATTGCACCCATCAACTGGGTTCAATAAGTTTTTAATCCATTTTGGGATTGAACCGAAATGGTATACCGATACAAACATATTGGCCGGATTTAAATGGGGAAGTATTGAGTTCGGCTTGCCTGTTGCCATTATTGCAGTCGTTATCGCCGCTGTTTGGCAAATGACGGGTTTTTCATTGGCGATGTATTTAGCGGGATTACGCGGGATTGACGAAGAATTGCGTGAAGCTGCGAGAATGGACGGGGCTAGCGAGTTCCAAGTGTACCGGAAAATTGTACTACCGATTCTTATGCCAATTACGATGAGTGTTGTCATTATTATGGCGCATATCTCGTTGAAAATATTTGATTTGATTTATGCGATGACAGGGTCCGGTGCGAACTTTGTCACGGATGTTCCTGGATTGTATATGTTTGAAACGACGTTTAGAGGAAACTATTATGCAAATGGCGCCGCGATTGCAATTATCATGTTACTGTTAGTCGCCGTATTTATTGTCCCTTATTTATGGAATAGTAGAAAGGGTGAAAGCTAA
- the galT gene encoding UDP-glucose--hexose-1-phosphate uridylyltransferase translates to MIYQHISGLIQKGIDTKLIEEADQIYVRNQVLALLNLESFPETNNNNTEDTIPNLLKKIISYAVESNVIENVFDDKEILSANIMNCFVARPSVINSTFQNKYEKSPQDATDYFYELSKNSNYIQMNRIQKNIHFKAETIYGEMDITINMSKPEKDPEQIKRELELKSDINYPKCLLCIENEGYEGRTAYPARANHRIVEIPLGNENWYLQYSPYVYYNEHSIVLCGEHRNMKISKESFERLLAFIEKFPHYFIGSNADLPIVGGSILSHDHYQAGRYEFPMTRAKNAFSFQFEKFPNITASVLDWPLSTIRLQSADIQTLVDAADYVLTAWKGYSDEDAAILAFSGDTPHNTITPIARMRDGLFELDLVLRNNRTTDEHPLGIFHPHEDVHHIKKENIGLIEVMGLAVLPARLKDELEEIKKYLLGQPSEVAPYHNDWVDQMKKNYGEISNIEEIESIIEKELGNKFARVLKDAGVFKVKADYERFIDRLNE, encoded by the coding sequence ATGATTTACCAACATATTAGTGGTTTGATTCAAAAAGGAATCGATACAAAGTTAATCGAAGAAGCAGATCAGATTTATGTACGCAACCAAGTACTTGCCCTGCTCAATCTAGAATCTTTTCCTGAAACAAATAACAACAATACAGAGGACACAATCCCGAATCTACTCAAAAAAATTATTTCTTATGCAGTTGAAAGTAATGTAATCGAGAATGTTTTTGACGATAAAGAAATTCTCTCAGCAAACATTATGAACTGCTTTGTGGCTAGACCTTCCGTTATTAATAGCACGTTCCAAAACAAATATGAAAAATCACCACAAGATGCAACAGACTATTTTTACGAATTAAGTAAAAACAGCAACTATATTCAGATGAATCGCATTCAGAAAAACATTCATTTTAAAGCCGAAACAATCTATGGTGAAATGGATATTACAATCAATATGTCAAAACCTGAAAAAGATCCCGAACAAATTAAACGGGAACTTGAATTGAAAAGCGATATAAATTATCCGAAATGTTTATTATGCATTGAAAACGAAGGCTATGAAGGACGCACAGCCTATCCTGCGAGAGCAAATCATCGCATCGTTGAAATTCCGCTTGGAAATGAAAACTGGTACTTGCAATATTCACCGTATGTTTATTATAACGAACATAGTATCGTACTATGCGGCGAGCATCGGAATATGAAGATTAGTAAAGAATCTTTTGAACGATTGCTGGCGTTTATAGAAAAATTCCCGCATTATTTTATTGGTTCAAATGCTGATTTACCAATCGTCGGCGGGTCTATTTTAAGTCACGATCATTACCAAGCAGGAAGATACGAATTTCCGATGACTCGAGCTAAAAATGCTTTTTCATTTCAATTTGAAAAGTTTCCGAACATAACTGCATCTGTCTTGGATTGGCCGTTATCAACGATTCGATTGCAAAGCGCCGACATCCAGACTTTAGTAGATGCTGCCGATTACGTTCTGACTGCATGGAAAGGTTATAGTGACGAAGATGCCGCCATTCTTGCGTTTAGCGGCGACACTCCGCATAATACGATTACGCCGATTGCGCGCATGCGGGACGGATTATTCGAACTCGATCTAGTCCTTCGAAACAACAGAACAACTGATGAGCATCCGCTTGGAATTTTCCATCCTCATGAAGATGTCCATCATATAAAGAAAGAAAACATCGGCTTGATTGAAGTAATGGGACTCGCGGTTTTACCCGCACGCCTGAAGGATGAATTAGAGGAAATCAAGAAATACTTACTAGGTCAACCTAGTGAAGTAGCCCCTTATCATAACGACTGGGTAGATCAGATGAAAAAGAACTACGGTGAAATATCTAATATAGAAGAAATTGAATCAATCATAGAAAAAGAACTTGGAAACAAGTTCGCTAGGGTCCTCAAAGATGCAGGCGTTTTCAAGGTGAAAGCTGATTATGAAAGGTTTATCGACAGATTAAATGAATAG